Proteins from a single region of Patescibacteria group bacterium:
- a CDS encoding ATPase, T2SS/T4P/T4SS family, protein MDTQIEVIFNQILVSCLEQKASDLFLFPGQKPYIRAEGVVRDLNKAQIVAANFIEGILARLLTQEQQEILKKQKQLVFSRELGKNHRAKINVFRQNNLSAIAIKLFSNQIISLEQLKLPKLVTEMASLNKGLIIISGPRDSGRSNLMAAMVDYINKNKSVHIATIEKPIEYLFMNGKSLVEQREVSRDVVSFQDGINSIDDRSVDVLVSSGIEKPDQVFDLLKICQKSILVFLLMEADNSSSVIQQVLEGVEPSKHGLIKNLLADNLGGIICTRLVPKIGGGRILALEVLNGSPMLKNLIREGRALQLKNIFQVAEKELSISLDRFLADLVKSGEVNIEEALKQATDPENLKSMTNLN, encoded by the coding sequence ATGGATACTCAAATAGAAGTTATTTTTAACCAAATATTGGTTTCTTGTTTAGAGCAGAAAGCTTCTGACCTATTTTTATTCCCCGGACAAAAACCATATATCCGGGCAGAGGGGGTGGTGAGAGACTTAAATAAGGCGCAGATTGTAGCTGCTAATTTTATTGAAGGTATTTTGGCTCGACTTTTAACGCAGGAACAACAAGAAATACTAAAAAAACAAAAACAGCTGGTTTTTAGCCGTGAATTAGGCAAAAATCATCGCGCCAAAATAAACGTATTTAGACAAAATAACTTATCGGCCATTGCCATAAAATTATTTTCAAATCAAATCATTTCTTTAGAACAATTAAAACTACCCAAGCTTGTTACTGAAATGGCGTCTTTAAATAAAGGATTGATTATTATCAGTGGGCCAAGGGATTCGGGCCGATCAAATTTAATGGCAGCCATGGTAGATTATATAAATAAGAACAAGTCAGTACATATTGCTACAATTGAAAAGCCGATAGAATATTTATTTATGAATGGGAAGAGCCTAGTTGAACAAAGAGAGGTTTCTCGAGATGTGGTTAGTTTTCAGGACGGCATTAATTCTATAGATGATCGCAGTGTTGATGTCTTGGTTTCGTCGGGAATCGAAAAACCCGATCAAGTATTTGACTTATTAAAAATTTGTCAAAAAAGTATTTTGGTTTTTCTTTTAATGGAAGCCGACAACAGTTCCAGCGTGATTCAACAGGTTCTTGAGGGTGTCGAACCGTCAAAACATGGATTGATAAAAAATCTTTTAGCTGATAATTTGGGCGGAATAATTTGTACGCGCCTGGTTCCTAAAATAGGCGGCGGAAGAATATTGGCCCTAGAGGTTTTAAATGGCTCTCCGATGCTTAAAAATTTAATTCGCGAAGGCCGCGCCTTACAGCTAAAAAATATTTTCCAGGTGGCGGAAAAAGAACTTTCAATATCCTTGGATAGATTTTTGGCGGATTTGGTAAAATCAGGAGAAGTTAATATAGAAGAGGCTTTAAAGCAGGCGACTGATCCGGAAAACCTTAAATCAATGACTAACCTTAATTAG
- a CDS encoding type II secretion system F family protein — translation MEFVYKAKSLDGETVNGTIDAPNERLAAESLSKQDLVLLYLGEKKATGLKMNIKIPFIDSIKGKDLVVFSRQLAVMVSAGVPLVRALEVLVNQTTNRILRRIVSEISSNIRGGVRLSSALASYPDVFDNFYVNMVRTGETSGKLDEVLNYLADEQEKNFDLTSKITGAMIYPIFILCAVAAVVFVMMTFVVPKLTSVLTESGVPLPLPTKIMITVAGFFASFWVYIIIIVIAVVLFLRFWTTKTRPGKYTWHWIKLHIPVLGSLFQKIYIVRFTRSLSTLLVGGVPLNLALKIVANVVDNIIYKDLISQTVKAVEDGYSVSTVFVRSKEMPQMLSQIMVVGEQTGQLDAVLDRMANFYAREIENILGRLTTLLEPVIVVLLGVVVAGIVAAVIMPMYNLANAIQ, via the coding sequence ATGGAATTTGTTTATAAAGCAAAAAGCTTAGACGGAGAAACGGTTAATGGTACTATTGATGCGCCTAATGAGCGACTGGCTGCCGAAAGTTTAAGCAAGCAAGACTTGGTCTTGTTGTATTTGGGAGAGAAAAAAGCCACTGGACTAAAAATGAACATCAAAATACCCTTCATTGATTCGATTAAGGGTAAAGATTTGGTTGTTTTCTCTCGACAATTGGCGGTAATGGTATCGGCCGGAGTGCCCTTGGTGCGAGCACTTGAAGTTTTGGTTAATCAAACGACTAATCGAATTTTGCGCCGAATCGTTTCCGAAATTTCTTCTAACATCCGCGGTGGCGTAAGATTGTCATCTGCTTTGGCAAGCTATCCTGATGTTTTCGATAATTTTTATGTAAACATGGTCAGAACGGGTGAAACATCTGGTAAGTTAGACGAAGTATTGAATTATCTAGCTGACGAGCAAGAGAAGAATTTTGATTTAACCAGCAAGATTACCGGGGCAATGATTTATCCGATTTTTATTTTATGCGCCGTGGCGGCCGTAGTTTTTGTCATGATGACTTTCGTGGTTCCGAAATTAACTTCAGTTTTAACTGAATCCGGGGTGCCCCTGCCTCTACCGACAAAAATTATGATCACCGTGGCTGGTTTTTTTGCCAGCTTCTGGGTTTATATAATTATTATAGTTATCGCCGTTGTGCTATTCTTGAGATTTTGGACAACTAAAACTCGGCCGGGTAAATATACATGGCATTGGATAAAATTACACATACCTGTTTTGGGATCGCTTTTTCAAAAAATTTATATTGTTCGCTTCACCAGGTCGTTATCTACGCTTTTAGTCGGCGGTGTGCCGCTTAACTTAGCCCTAAAAATTGTCGCTAACGTCGTTGATAATATTATTTATAAAGATTTAATTTCGCAAACCGTTAAGGCTGTTGAAGATGGCTATTCTGTTTCAACCGTTTTTGTGCGTTCAAAAGAAATGCCGCAAATGTTGTCGCAAATTATGGTCGTCGGCGAACAGACCGGACAACTTGATGCGGTTTTGGATCGCATGGCTAATTTTTATGCCAGAGAAATTGAAAATATTTTGGGTCGCTTGACTACTTTGCTCGAACCAGTAATCGTAGTTTTACTAGGCGTTGTAGTGGCCGGTATTGTCGCGGCAGTCATCATGCCCATGTATAACTTGGCCAATGCTATTCAATAA
- the queA gene encoding tRNA preQ1(34) S-adenosylmethionine ribosyltransferase-isomerase QueA codes for MELSDFSYQLPKELIAQQSKQPRDHSRLMVLNRKTGAIIHDYFYNLDKYLIPGDLLVANDSRVIPARLIGRKDTGGQAEILLLSPLNESTWRVLTKNCRAQQVITFSCWKFFKKYKLTAEIVKLNNDGTGEAKFNLSGESLMSIINFFGEVPTPPYIKKKSNLKEYQTIYASANGSAAAPTAGFHFTDKLVKKLKKQKINLVFITLHVGLGTFLPVRSKKIEDHFIHQEWAQISPKAAKIINQAKSENRRIIAIGTTTVRTLESFCNKDFVQSGSKWTDIFIYPGYQFKLVDAMITNFHLPESTLLMLVSAFAGKDYILEAYRSAIENEYRFYSFGDAMLIL; via the coding sequence ATGGAATTAAGTGATTTTAGCTATCAATTACCCAAAGAGCTGATTGCTCAACAATCAAAACAGCCTCGAGATCATTCGAGGCTGATGGTTTTAAATAGGAAAACCGGCGCAATTATACATGATTATTTTTATAATCTGGATAAATATTTAATACCTGGTGATTTATTGGTGGCAAATGATTCTAGAGTTATTCCGGCTCGTTTAATTGGGCGCAAAGACACGGGCGGACAAGCAGAAATATTATTATTATCGCCGCTTAACGAGTCAACTTGGCGGGTTTTAACTAAAAATTGCCGAGCCCAGCAGGTCATCACTTTTAGCTGTTGGAAATTTTTTAAAAAATATAAATTAACAGCAGAGATTGTTAAGTTAAACAATGACGGCACCGGTGAGGCAAAGTTTAATCTTAGTGGTGAGTCACTAATGAGCATTATTAATTTTTTTGGCGAGGTTCCGACGCCGCCTTATATAAAAAAGAAATCAAACTTGAAAGAATATCAAACTATTTATGCTTCGGCTAATGGTTCAGCAGCCGCGCCAACCGCCGGCTTTCACTTCACGGATAAATTAGTTAAAAAATTAAAAAAGCAAAAAATAAATTTAGTTTTTATAACTCTACACGTTGGTTTGGGAACATTTTTACCAGTGAGAAGTAAAAAAATAGAGGATCATTTTATCCATCAGGAGTGGGCGCAGATATCTCCCAAGGCGGCAAAGATAATTAATCAAGCAAAGTCAGAGAACCGCCGGATTATTGCCATCGGAACAACCACGGTTCGCACCTTAGAGAGTTTTTGTAATAAAGATTTTGTTCAATCGGGGAGTAAGTGGACTGATATTTTCATTTATCCTGGCTATCAATTTAAATTAGTTGACGCTATGATTACTAATTTTCATTTGCCAGAATCGACCTTATTAATGTTGGTAAGCGCTTTTGCGGGTAAAGATTATATTTTAGAGGCTTATCGATCGGCAATCGAAAATGAATATCGTTTTTATTCTTTTGGCGATGCCATGTTGATTTTATAA
- the nifS gene encoding cysteine desulfurase NifS, with product MPKRIYLDFAATTPLDKRVFEAMKPYFGDVFGNPFSLHQFGQEARAAIESARARVADLIGAQSTEIIFTSGGTEANNFAIKGAAHTLGQKGKRIITTAIEHHAVLNPCKFLASQGYEIIYLKPDQQGIINAEELKKVLNEETILVSVMHANNEMGAIQPIKEIAEVIKKFKGNKNYPFFHVDAVQTVGHLPIDVKDVEVDFLSMSAHKFYGPKGVGALYIKKGIKIEPLLHGGEQERGQRASTENTPGIVGFGRAAELAKKEMNTENQKLIELRDYFIKEIIKKIKDVILVGHPAKRLPNNVNLSFSGVEGEGMLLSLDLVGVACSTGSACSSNTLEPSHVVLAMGLGHEVAHSSLRFSLGKQTNKKELDYTINQLIKIVDKLRKMSPLVK from the coding sequence ATGCCTAAAAGAATTTATTTGGACTTTGCGGCTACTACGCCACTCGACAAACGCGTTTTTGAAGCAATGAAACCCTATTTCGGGGATGTTTTTGGCAATCCTTTCAGCTTACATCAATTTGGGCAAGAAGCGCGCGCCGCCATTGAGTCGGCTAGAGCCAGAGTTGCTGATTTAATTGGCGCCCAATCCACAGAGATAATCTTTACCAGCGGTGGAACCGAGGCTAATAATTTTGCCATTAAAGGCGCAGCTCATACCTTAGGTCAGAAGGGGAAAAGAATTATTACTACGGCTATTGAACATCACGCTGTTTTAAATCCTTGTAAATTTCTGGCAAGCCAGGGTTATGAAATAATTTATTTAAAACCCGATCAACAAGGAATTATAAATGCCGAAGAATTAAAAAAAGTCTTAAATGAAGAGACTATATTAGTTTCAGTGATGCACGCAAACAATGAGATGGGTGCTATTCAGCCGATTAAAGAAATAGCCGAAGTAATTAAAAAATTTAAAGGCAATAAAAATTATCCGTTTTTTCATGTTGATGCCGTGCAAACCGTCGGACATTTGCCGATAGATGTAAAAGATGTGGAAGTAGATTTTCTTTCCATGTCAGCACATAAATTTTATGGGCCTAAAGGAGTTGGCGCTTTATACATAAAAAAAGGAATTAAGATTGAGCCATTGCTTCATGGCGGCGAACAAGAAAGAGGGCAAAGGGCTTCGACAGAGAATACGCCTGGCATTGTTGGTTTTGGTCGGGCGGCAGAATTAGCCAAAAAAGAAATGAACACAGAAAATCAGAAATTAATAGAACTTAGAGATTATTTTATTAAAGAGATAATAAAAAAAATTAAAGACGTTATTTTGGTCGGCCATCCGGCTAAACGTTTACCCAATAACGTAAATTTAAGCTTTAGTGGCGTGGAGGGCGAGGGCATGCTTTTGTCCCTGGATTTAGTTGGCGTAGCCTGTTCAACTGGTTCAGCCTGTTCTTCAAACACTTTAGAGCCATCGCATGTTGTTTTGGCCATGGGTCTAGGGCACGAAGTTGCCCATTCGTCTTTACGCTTTTCTTTGGGCAAACAAACCAATAAAAAGGAATTGGACTATACTATTAATCAATTAATAAAAATCGTCGATAAATTAAGGAAAATGTCCCCTTTAGTAAAATGA
- the nifU gene encoding Fe-S cluster assembly scaffold protein NifU → MTYSQQVMDHFTHPRNVGKMDNPSGVGKVGNPVCGDVMELYIKVEDDKIVDAKFQTFGCAAAIATSSMVTELVKGKTIEEALKISNQTVTEALGGVPPLKRHCSVLAEEALKKAIEDYLSRSSAKADSKSMA, encoded by the coding sequence ATGACATATTCTCAACAAGTAATGGACCATTTTACCCATCCGCGCAATGTGGGCAAAATGGACAATCCTAGCGGCGTAGGCAAGGTTGGTAATCCGGTCTGCGGCGACGTTATGGAGTTGTATATAAAGGTAGAAGATGACAAAATAGTTGATGCTAAATTCCAGACCTTTGGCTGCGCGGCGGCCATTGCCACTAGTTCTATGGTAACAGAATTGGTTAAGGGCAAAACCATCGAAGAGGCGCTTAAAATCAGCAATCAGACAGTTACTGAAGCCTTAGGTGGCGTTCCGCCGCTAAAGCGACATTGTTCTGTTTTAGCCGAAGAAGCGCTCAAAAAAGCAATTGAAGATTATCTTAGTCGTTCGTCCGCGAAAGCCGACTCAAAGAGTATGGCTTGA
- the mnmA gene encoding tRNA 2-thiouridine(34) synthase MnmA: MKKGELVAVAMSGGVDSSVAALLLKKQGFSVIGITMKLIGDKKNEAARAARRVCTELNITHHVVNFSQSFKKCVIDNFVKKYQQGLTPNPCVICNEKIKFDLLLNYARQLGARHLATGHYVRLKTNKNNGYELFIGEDKNKDQSYFLYRLRQEQLKYLFFPLGDLTKNQVRQIAQKNKLFTAKREESQEICFVPDDNYRQFLLNNGLINKPGKIINKNKKIIGYHHGLFNYTIGQRKGLGISNPRPLYVVKIDIKKNQLVTGEDKELLSDKCLVKNVSWVNGKPPKKNSKITAKIRYHSLATRVNIKKDGVNYICYFVKKQRAITPGQSIVFYQGQRLLGGGIINRSY, translated from the coding sequence ATGAAAAAAGGGGAATTAGTTGCCGTAGCCATGAGTGGCGGCGTTGATAGCAGCGTCGCTGCTTTATTATTAAAGAAACAGGGCTTCTCTGTTATTGGCATCACCATGAAATTAATCGGTGATAAAAAAAACGAAGCCGCGCGTGCGGCGCGGCGAGTTTGCACAGAACTAAACATTACACATCATGTTGTAAATTTTAGCCAATCATTTAAAAAATGCGTAATTGATAATTTTGTCAAAAAGTATCAGCAAGGCCTAACGCCGAATCCTTGCGTAATTTGCAATGAAAAAATAAAATTTGATTTATTATTAAATTACGCTCGCCAGCTTGGCGCCAGACATTTAGCCACCGGCCATTATGTGCGCCTCAAAACAAACAAAAATAACGGCTATGAGCTATTTATAGGAGAAGACAAAAACAAAGATCAGTCATATTTTTTGTATCGCCTGCGCCAAGAGCAATTAAAATATCTTTTTTTTCCGCTCGGTGATTTAACCAAAAATCAAGTGCGTCAAATAGCCCAAAAAAATAAATTATTTACAGCAAAACGAGAAGAGTCACAGGAAATTTGTTTTGTTCCCGACGATAATTATCGCCAATTTTTATTAAATAACGGGCTAATTAATAAGCCAGGGAAAATTATTAATAAAAATAAAAAAATTATCGGTTATCATCATGGGCTATTTAATTATACGATTGGCCAAAGAAAGGGATTGGGTATTAGTAACCCCAGACCCCTCTATGTTGTTAAAATTGATATTAAAAAAAATCAGTTAGTAACGGGTGAGGACAAAGAATTATTAAGTGATAAGTGTTTGGTTAAAAATGTCTCTTGGGTAAACGGTAAACCACCGAAAAAAAATTCTAAAATTACGGCTAAAATTCGTTATCACAGCTTAGCAACTAGGGTGAATATCAAAAAAGATGGCGTTAATTATATTTGTTATTTTGTAAAAAAACAACGCGCTATTACGCCTGGCCAGTCGATTGTTTTTTATCAGGGGCAGCGTCTTTTGGGCGGCGGAATTATCAATCGGAGCTATTGA